A region of the Drosophila subobscura isolate 14011-0131.10 chromosome J, UCBerk_Dsub_1.0, whole genome shotgun sequence genome:
TTCTTGATTTGCTACTGGAAACTGTACGTGTGCAGCTTGACGGTTGTCTCTGTCTTCAAAGAGCTGCACTTTTATTGAGAAAAATAAGTTTTGCAGCAGTGATTGCAAAAACAGCACGCAGTCAGGGGCAACGGTAAAAAGGTAACTGTACAAATACATAAaccgaaaaaataaacaatcgGAAAGCGTCGCTGCGATTGGGACACGTTCCCCGCTCTCTTGGCTTGCTGCGATTAAAAGGGTTTTATGTCATATTCTCCCTTTTGCCCGTTAAGTACTTACCACTCGCTCTGTTTTGGTGTGTTCGGCCGTTTTACGTTTCTGCACAACGGTTATCTTGTTTAGGACCTTCATGGCATACAACTGGCCCGCATCGTGACGGGTCAGTTTTCGTACAAGGAAAACTCGTCCATACGCTGTATATAGAATTGGAAATGTAAAGTAACTTCAGGGTTTACAAATATAAAGATCCACTTACCGCCAGTACCCAGCACGCGTATTATTTCAAAGTCGACTAGACTCACCGCCTCTTCACTGTATAGTTTTACTGTGTGAGaaatatatgaataaatatttggatACAATTCAATTCTTAAACAATATAAGGCATAGATATAAATTTCCCAACATATCCAAGTTTCCCCCATGTCACTTTTATATGAGCCGAAAGATTCAAACAGAGTCAAAGGCGAGCgcattttgttggattttgaTGTGCCCAAAGACTCTTTGAGTCTTTAGACTTGAATCTGAACCTTATCAAAATAAGGCATTGTCTGGAGTTCTGTGTTTACATGGGAATCAATTCTAAAACAAAAAGGGGTTCTAATAACTGAGCGAGCTGCTTAccgcattttatttttacctaCAGGGTAGTTCACGTGCGTAACACTTGCTTCGGTTGTGGTGTACGACAAAAAAACGACGGCTAACACTAAACATGTGCGAATGATGCGAAAGAGAGACGAAAGCAGACAATAGAAACAGATTCAGTGCTTTAGTACTCTCGTCTATGCATTTATGGGGTTCCGAATGAAGCTGGCAATTTCATCAGGATAAGCAGCAggtggctggctgtgtgggGGATATGACATGAAAGATGACCAAAGCCTGCGCAACAACCGAACCCCCAATGCCAAGCAATTAAGTTCACCATCGCTCTCGCCTTTCGAATGCTCTCTCTTAAAATTCTCCCTGCCCAGACACGTTCAATATGTCCAAACAgccatacatttgtatatgcaGAGGCAACAACGAACGGTTCGTTGGCCTGTCCGTCGTCTCGCCAAAATGGGTAGAATTTACGATTATTTCGTGGCCCAGACACATGCCTTTTCCATGTAGTGGTAATCCAGCTTTTTTCATAAAATGTCGCCAAGAGTACTTTTTGCACATAGGCACGGGCCTTTATATACCTCCCACTCTTCTTTTAAATGTGTTAACTTGTCCTTGAACCTACTGACCTTTTAGAGAATGCCTCTTCTCAACGGGAGTGCTGCCATCCGTTTGAATCATTGCATAGATCCAATGACGCTTTCGCGTCGGGTCCATTCAACCCTTGTATTACAAATGTACTACCAAAATTTCGAATTGTTGTGAAATTTGGGGCACATTGACACAAACTTCGTAAGAGGTTAATGGAACCGCCTTGCGTTGGAACAAACCagttgttttatttgaaaatacAAGTTGCTAACAACGTGGAAAGGTAATTTACACGAAACACAAGCACAACACACTGAATGTCTTTAGGGTACAATAACCTAAAAACACCCGAGAGCCTGAGTGGGAGGGTGAATTGCGATAAGCAACTCATTCAATGGAATTATTGATTCAACAAGAACTTGGGAAAAACAAGTGTCAAAATATGAGATGGCATCCACAGAGGGGGAAACTTGAGGACTCTCACAAGCAGAGGCAAGAACTTGAACCATCATTTAAACAATATGTGGCAGTTCTGCTACCAGACACCTCTTGCTGTGGCTaatataaatacttatttACAAATTTCCGTTGTCTAAATATTCGCAATGGTGCGATAGATCAATGCTAATCGTTCTTTAAAGATAAAGTGATATTCGCGATAAGACTTTATGGATTCACCGAATTTTCTGCAGAGCCTCTGCTAACAATACTTTGAATCTCTACTTTATTTCAAACATAATTATAATCTACAATTAGGGAACACTCATTTAACGaattatacaaataattttttaagGCGTCTATCTAGAAACCGCAATGCTTAACAGCAACTGGCCTTGAAATGCAATATAAATATAGCAGGTTCTTAAACTGTATAACCGCACAGAATGTGTTTCTCTCATCGTGTTCTACGCAAAGTTTAATGAACgcaaaaccgaaaaaagaaaagacaatGACGACAATCGAGCAACAAGTAGGAATATCCGTTCGGTTGCCATCATCTGGTTTTCTTATCCCCACCCCCTCCCACCTTATAGGAAGCAAATGTTTGTCCAAGATTCTGTACATAGTGCACTTCTGTTATACAGCTGTATGTTAACAGAACGGGTGCGGTGCTGTACAGAGCAGCACTGAGAGGCAGACGGCGAGAGCATTCTCTGAAGATCAGATCACGTAGGGGTGTGAAGAGAGAACGATTGGGTACAGAGGAGGGGTAAAGATAAGCATTTAACTGGAATGTTTAATCATTAAACAACTCAAATAGCGATTAAAGGCAATTATCTACAGAGGCTAACGGGTTCCTAAAGCTGATATTCGAGGAGTTGCATTGTCAAGTTCAAGTAAATAAAGTGCCTATTACTGCACTGCACCCATTCTCTGCTAACCATTTCCAATCGCACGTTTATGCAAACAAgcatggacacacacacatacatacacgcaCGAGAACACGCATAGGCCACGAATGCATGCCCAAAGCGTATgaatttagggtgaggcattaCCAAAAATGCGCTCCATCTGTTGCTCTCTCTATGATTTCCACGACTGCTCTCTACTATTGCATGGGAGAGGTTCTCTCACCCCTTAATAAATACACCTTGGCATGTCGATGTCGAAAAGCGAAAGGCAGTGGGTTGGAAACTTTCGTTTTCTCAATCGCTGAGAAATTCGAGCTTCCAAAAACTAGCGGCACATGCTACGATAGAAATTGGTGAGAAGAACACCTGGTAATGAATAATGAATTTGTAAGCCAGCTACATTCCATTGATAAATGGGCATCAATCGATTCCACTGTGCCTGCCGAATGTGTCATCGTCTGTCGTCTACATGCCCCCTGCCTGTAAACGTTGTTGTGGAGACGTGAATAGATGAGAAAACTGGCGGGAGAACTTTCGGTCAGTGGAATccacacccaacacccaaaaTGGCATTCACATGCACCGCCCCcgaaggcaggcagccagggggGCGGAACTATACGGACAGGGTCGACGGTTAGTGGGTAATTGTGTCAAGGTTAAAAGCATGTGCTCCACTTGCAAAAGGACACCAAATGCCGCTCGGAATTGACCAAGTTGCAACGGAAGCACAGCCACCCACCCCGCTCTTTATTCTCTCAGAGTTTCTTTGACTAACTAACCCTTTGTTTTGCTCCGATGACTGAAATATGAGAATACAGTGGAAGTACCCTAGGTTGACCTTgtcaaaaatattcataagcGGGAAGGGTTTCCTtgaattttgtattatttcttCCATCTGATAACTGCTTTGGTCTTTTTTCAGAGTTACTGAGATTTCAACGTGCTCAACTTTGGCAAGCTTGACTGTAGTTACCTAGAGATGGGGAAACTGGATGTTGGAATGAAACTTGATTGAAATTTTCCCCCTGACTCACCGTAGGAACGTAGGTCTGTCACGGCTTCCAGGTCCTTTTGATGCGCCTCGTTGTTAAGATCCAGCGgcgtgctgttgctggtggggATGCCTAAGTTGGgtgatgcggctgctgctgcagctgccgcttccGCTGCTAcggctgcagcttctgctgccgccgctgctgctgccgcggctgcAGCTATGTTCTTCGGATTAATGTTCTTTAGCTGCAGTTTCGTCGTGGGGGTGGAGGCTGTGTCGTTCACCagaacctcctcctcctcctcctcctccacttccACCAATTCAGGCTCCTCttcgtcgtcctcctcctccgtgtCCCTGTCAAAGTAGTCTGCCGGTTCgttctcctcgctctctccatcGGAAATGCACACCACCTCAGCCACATTGATTGGGGGTGATGGAGGCGAGGGCGGTGTGGGTGGCGACATAGTGTCACGGTAATTGTAGTCTTCTTGCtttttcgctgttgctgcagccgtcgccgtcgctgccactgcttttgggggcgatggcgatggggTGTTATTGACGCTAGTGgccttcttgttgttgtgttgttgacCATTGGTCACATtaatgtttttgctgttgctgttgttattgttgttgttgttattattgctACAGGCAATGtaccttttgttgttggtcctCGTGGTGGTCGCGCTCTCTGGATTCTGTTGCTTCAGCTTGGGCCTCTTGCTGTCGCCGTTGGTCAGGACGGGCGACTTGCCAGACTTGCTGGCCCGCCTGCGCTTGCCACCACCGTTTGTGGCATGCCCATTCGTGCGATGCTCTTCATTGGTATCTTCCGAGGCAGTAATcaacgccgccgccaccactgCAGCCTTGCGGCGCGACTCTCGGCCGCTGGGCTTTAAGTTGCCCACCATCTCGGCCGGCTGCTTCTGCAGGCGACTACTCTTCTGTGGCTTGACTGGGATCTGCTAGGGATTCTGATGCGTTGCTTCTACTTGATGCTTTTCTCTACGTATCCCTTACGTAGGCAACAAGTTGTAAACAATTCAACAATTCTAACAGTGACAACTTAAAACGTCCGTTTGCTGACTATCATGTCGCATTGTTGGTCTGCAAGATGatagaaaataaacaatagaAATATAATTAGTTTTATATTCTTTGGTCTACAGTCGACACTGTCATGGAATCTATTTTCGTCGCATTTAAGTGGTGTCCACCGTAGGCTCCcacatgccatgccatgccgtgcccctgcccatgACCATTCCTCTTCCGCTTCCCACAATATGGTACAGTTTCAGCAAACTTATGGCGTTCTCTGCTCAATAGTTTCAATTGGAGACAGAGTTAATGTTAGTTTAACGAAAAAGGGCGCCCCGCACTCTCTCACCACGCGAACAATAAGAAcctaaaataatattttacgACGGGCGGGACAGGAGGAGACACTTGATGGAACTGTGGGGGGAGGGCGAGTGTTGGATTATGCGTGGGGCTGTGCAATGCGCAACACTGATGATATTGCAGGGAGATTTTTGCAGCACTGGTATGGgcttaaatattattcaaCAATTTAATGCTGCGTTTGCTATTATCACCATCTTTAGCTGAGTTCGTTATGCTACAGTTTTCGCCCCCACCTCCTCTTCAATTCCCACattttacttttcacactcacACGCTGGCATTCCTCAGTATCGGCGGTTCCAGGGGACGCGGTTTGTTTTCGTCTGCTATCTCCGATCGcttgctgcgctgctggcgTTGCGATGGCTGGACGCTCAAGGATATGTTTCACTGTTTTTCCACTCGAGATGCACCAACGAAATAATTACTTATTAAATATCTCGATTTAGATGTGTAGGTTTTAACACGCGAACAAGGTTTTTACCGCCGCTTTCTACTTCTCAttcacgcgcacacacacacactgacgcGCGGGACGCTCTCCGCCATCTGCTTTACGCTCTCATTCGTGCGACACTTATTAGCTACAGCCACCTTGAGTGCTGCCACAGAACACAATCAATCCACGGATTAGTGTGCTTTTCAGCCACTTTAATATCCACTAGTGGCGCACAAACTGCAATTATTTAGTGGAATATTCAACTTATTTTTTTCCAGACCACGGCGCGACCGACgaaatttttcttttgcgtttgtgtCATACGAGTGTGGGAAAACGACGAactgtcaaatatttgttcaacACTGACAAGGTTCAGAAACATCGGTTGTATCGATAGTGCTATCGATAGAGTTTTGCATCCCTgtttcaaaacaaattcaataaCACATTCTcacagaaataaaaacacttgacaggagaggatttccctgaccttTCAGtagcaggagaggatttccctgacaaGAAAGTCCCAAACCCGAACAAAGTCAACAATCTAACtctttttgagttcaaaatttccagtaactttttataatattcaacacaaaactgaagtacctggtcaatgcggactcatctctgcgaccaaccaaattcgctgtagcgattaaatatcaaaaaaaaaatattcaataacaCATTctcattctatttctagtgttcgttgaAATGGTCGGGATATTCACTTTGAATTTCTAACATGAAGGTGATGGCACTGACATGGGACTCGCAATCGTCAAACTGCCCATTGAACAGCACATGTAGAGTGATGGAAACCATTTGGCTAATGAAATCGACAACACTGGGACGCGCATTCACGTAGAGCACACGGAAGGCCTTGAGCACCATAGCATTCTCCACCAAGTCAGTGCGAATGGGCAGAACGGAGATGAACACAGGCAGTACATTAGCCAGAGGCACCagattaaaattgtttataatcAGGCGCGCCAGGGCACCACAGATATTGTCCAGTACTGAGGCATCCTTCTCGTTGGCGATCGCATTGGAGAGGGCCTGCAGAATCACAGAAAACGAGCCAAAGGACTTGTCTTCAGCATTATATACCAGTTCGAGAGCTTGTCCAATTGTGGCCACCAAATTGCAAGCACTCTCAAGGAGCACCTCATTGCACTCGCTTTCCTCATTGTCCACCTCACCAGCGTCACCATCGCCACTGTGCTCACTGTCCTGACAGGCCGTATTATTCTGTAGCACACCTGCAAtggcaccaacaacaatctcTGCCTGTTCAGGCGTAGCAAAGGCCGCCGACTTAACGGCTCGGATGAGATCATCAAGCTCATAAAGTAAATTACGAACCACACACGGTTCCTTGTCAGTCTGAATGAGTTTGGAAAACTTTGGCATGAGAATGGCGCAGGCTCGCAAAACGCCTTCTGTGTCCAGCACATTATCGAGGGCAATCACAAAGGCGCAGAGCGCATCGACGGATGCCTTGCGAATGACCTCCTGTCCATGATCAATGTTCTTGTAGACTGCTTCGAGTGACCTTGTGAGGTAGGGCGAGAAGGATTTATACGAATTGACTGCGGATTCCTTCAAGGTTATTATGGCCTCTGCCTTCTCAAAGAGATAGTCATTTTGAACCTGCAGCTCATAATCGTCAGAGTCATCTTTATCATCATCCTCAACATCACCATCCTGTTCGTTTTCAGTCCTGCAGTCCTGCTCTGTCGTGGCCACCGTCTGTAGAATCCGTTCCATGATCTTCGGCAGCACAGTGGCCATATTCTCAGTCACCACAATAGCTAGCCCTCCAATCAGACTATAGATGGCACGCCTCATATCCGGATCATCGGGACCCTGCTCCAGCATGGTCAGCGTAAACTGCGTTGTATCCTGGGCGAGATGCATGAAATTCTCCTTGCCCACCGTGCGGGAGATCGAGGACAGTGTATCGATGGCCTGAATGCGTAGCGGATTCAGCGACTCTGAGCACTCATACACCAGACACTGCTTCAGTGCGTCCATAATCGTAGGAAAGTACGGTAAGAAATTCTCTTTGGATGCGGTGGCCACCGCAGAGATGCTGGACAGCGCCAGCTGTCGAATTTTTACGATGTTACGTGGGTCCATGCAACCTAACAGACTGAGAATGTAATCGGGGATTACTCTAAGAACAGATTAGACAATGTAAATTATAGTTACCGCTCCATCAGCACTGGCAAATATTGCACAATTTTGTCTTCGAGGTTCTCGCAGTACACCTCCAGAGCATAAAACATTCGGTCATACGTCATGTAGCAGGGCCCCTCCGATTGGTCCAGCGCCTTCTCCAGCACCAGACTATTCAGGAAATCTAAGAGCACGGGCAGAATTTGTATTGCAAAAGCAGATATCTGCGGCTGCATATACTCCGAGAACTGACCCAGGGCAAAGAAGGCTACGCTACGTACGCCAGGATCTTTATCGACAACGCCTCTCTTAATGCTAATGCTCAACATTTTTTCCAGATTATTGCGCTTGAAGGCCTCCGAGCACCCCTCCGAGATGAGGGCCAGGCACATGTAGCCGCCGCGACGGTACAGTGGATCCCCGCTCAGCAAAGCCGGTTCGATAATGGGCACTAGTGTGCGAAGAAGCTTCTCGGACGATATGTGAACAGACATTTGTTCGAGGGCTTGTGTGGCCAAATCACCAGGAGTGTTGCCTGCACCCGAGAATTAGTTATCCAGTGCATCCGCTTCATCGCTTTCAGATTAAGATTCAGTGCAAATCATCTCCACGACAACGACCAGTATGGGTTGCAGAAGTTTATGTTTGACGATCAACTGCTTCTTAACGCAGACAATGCATCCTACGAAGCTCACCACCTGCACACGAATGGAATCATCGAGCTGCTTGCTGGCCAGCGTCTCCAGGCAGAAATGCACGACGCTCTTTATATGCGGACTCAGCAATTTTGGTGCATGCTCGACCATGGCATCGAGGATGTCAAAGCCGGAGGAGAATTCGGACTCAGCACCAATTCGGGCAAATGTCTGCAGGGCCGAGAGCATCAGGGGTACAACGTTGGCCAGCGTCTGCTCTGCAGCTGTGTGGCCGCCAACTAATGGAATTAGGGCGGTGATCCCCTCCATCATATTGGCAACAGTGGGTGTGGCAATATTGCCATAGGACTGGGCTGACATCAGCACAAACGAGAAGAGTTGAAAAGACTCCGGCATTTGGTTGTTAAACAGACCGGGTGCGGCGTCGGCCAGCGTGGAAAATAGAAGAGCTCCGAGCACACTCTCCTTTGGATCGGCCATGCTGCAACGTTGGTTTACATTTGCCAGCAAGTCGGCCAACCACAGGTCGTTCTTGGCCGCCTCGTGACGCACCAGAGTCCCAATGAGCTGGCCAATCGCATTCCTCACCGTCTTGTGCTGCTCCCCAATCAATGCCTGCAGCAAGTCGCTCTTGATGGCTGCCTGGTGTTCGGGCGGCAACAACTGCCAGTGGTGCGCTTCTTGAGTCGCCGATTTATCAGTATTGCCGCCAACTGGCGCACTTGGGGCTCGCGAGGTGACACCAGTATCTGGCAGAGCCTTGACAGTGTTAGTGGATTTTCAAACGCCTGTTCCAATGCGGCGGTGCACTCGCGAATGCGACTGCTGTCAGTGCACATAATCCCGCTGATTATTGCGTCCAGTTGCTCCTCCATGCTTAACTAAGTAACATAAGTAGCGGGACATAAGTAACAATCTAACACTAACAACTcgtttttgagttcaaaattttcagtaactttttataatattcaacacaaaactaaagtatctggtcaatgcggactcatctctgcgaccaaccaatttcgctgtagcgattaaatataaaaaaacaagaaaacaataCAAAGCACTTTTAGTAATTTATTTGGAATGTAAATGTTAATATTTAACCATGATCTCGTCCAGACGTTTGCGCTCCAAGTCGGGCACCTTGCAGTCGTCCGACGGATAGCCCACAGCCAGGAGTATCAGCAGTTTCTCGTTCTCCGGTCGCTGGAGCAGCTCCCTCAGGGCGGGGCCACAGTTCAGAGGAGTTGTGACCAGAGATGATAGCCCCGCTGCCTGCAGGGCGCACAGCAGGATTCCGGCAGAAATGGACGTGGAGATTTCATTGTAATAGTGGGTTTTCCTTCGTCCCTCCTTGGTGGTGCCGTAGGCCTGCTTAAAGATCAGGATAAGATAGGGCGCATCCGTGAGATACGGCTTCACATGGCTTGTTTGGAGTGGTCGCAAATCCGTGACCCACTGGGGATGCATGCGCTTGTTGTAATTGATCTGCTCCTCGTGCTCCACAATCCAACGCACGGATTGCTTGACTCCGGCCTCCTCCACCACGCAAAACGTCCAGGGCTCTGTGTGCGCTCCACTCGGAGCAGTTCCAGCCGCCCTTATGCACTCCTCAATGACGCTGAGGCTGGGCTTGGGCGAGGCACTGAACGAGCGAATGCTGCGACGTCCACACACCAGCTCATAGAAGCGCTGGGCGCCATTGGGATTGAGTGTCTGGCCAGGAACGAACTGCACATGCGGCTTCTCCTCCAGAGCGGGCTGCAGGTCGTCGTCCGCTACCTCTTCGAACTCAGCTGcaagcaaattaaatgaagaaTGACCAAGCAATGACTAAGTTGCTATCAATATACTTGCTATATCCTCATCCCTGACGGTTCCATCTTGCTTGGAGCTATCCTTGCGCTTGCGGACGATGTATTTAATGACCAAAACGAGGAGCAGACCAACCAGGCAGCTTGGCcagtgctgcagcagcttggagCTGTTCAGAAATG
Encoded here:
- the LOC117893673 gene encoding importin-4-like, whose amino-acid sequence is MSVHISSEKLLRTLVPIIEPALLSGDPLYRRGGYMCLALISEGCSEAFKRNNLEKMLSISIKRGVVDKDPGVRSVAFFALGQFSEYMQPQISAFAIQILPVLLDFLNSLVLEKALDQSEGPCYMTYDRMFYALEVYCENLEDKIVQYLPVLMERLLGCMDPRNIVKIRQLALSSISAVATASKENFLPYFPTIMDALKQCLVYECSESLNPLRIQAIDTLSSISRTVGKENFMHLAQDTTQFTLTMLEQGPDDPDMRRAIYSLIGGLAIVVTENMATVLPKIMERILQTVATTEQDCRTENEQDGDVEDDDKDDSDDYELQVQNDYLFEKAEAIITLKESAVNSYKSFSPYLTRSLEAVYKNIDHGQEVIRKASVDALCAFVIALDNVLDTEGVLRACAILMPKFSKLIQTDKEPCVVRNLLYELDDLIRAVKSAAFATPEQAEIVVGAIAGVLQNNTACQDSEHSGDGDAGEVDNEESECNEVLLESACNLVATIGQALELVYNAEDKSFGSFSVILQALSNAIANEKDASVLDNICGALARLIINNFNLVPLANVLPVFISVLPIRTDLVENAMVLKAFRVLYVNARPSVVDFISQMVSITLHVLFNGQFDDCESHVSAITFMLEIQSEYPDHFNEH